A single Anopheles maculipalpis chromosome 3RL, idAnoMacuDA_375_x, whole genome shotgun sequence DNA region contains:
- the LOC126560357 gene encoding G1/S-specific cyclin-E — protein SSSSRSDYTSRLPSIEEAATSTQPIESKRRNRKRKNTSETHQHTESDNVQRSAKKRRSSLSRTSPNAFASTSNTSTNLLPSKTSGTTCTSSMSTLQPTVGLSMPTISSSSSLGSNSNAGLVVDYTSNTPGSSECLTHDLDYHQLDSPATVSSNVMSPFDGDGIYEWQTYHNPLELGFKSKTRAVLTDTVCYLTASHKQRSCPMPRLAWADTLDMWNLMSRKDELAWLARNPSMFDEHPGLQPRMRAILLDWLNEVCEVYKLHRETYYLTVDYIDRYLSIKQGLKKTHLQLLGITSLFIAAKVEEIYPPKIGEFAYVTDGACTDEDILREELLVLSTLDWKINPVTVMGWLGLYMQINVTSRKSDIVPLVVRDERSTNTITSNVISPSRKRKITDENEDSNNIKRAKVVQKPSAQHTVTSNTTTTTKTDDAFVYPQFSGMEFAHTAQLIDLCSLDVGMANFKYSVIAAAAMSHTFDRKTATFVSGFKWEEIAPCAKWMEPFFQVICDENAVSPLTFLESNDPIKYCHGLKHICPNLVSDSSHIIQTHTTSLDMLDLVSIKIEQMEADARMGLLEASPAPTGIIEPEEGGILTPPSSNRKSLEMVGGGVVGNVITAVSVVAPSPPSSTRKSQETVGCGGGIMTAVSVTVAASEKMANVLKIKNTAVTTAGTWSTC, from the exons tcttcttcttctagatCGGACTATACCAGCAGACTACCATCGATAGAAgaagcagcaacatcaacccAACCAATAGAATCGAAGCGCAGAAACCGTAAACGCAAAAACACTTCGGAAACACATCAACATACA GAATCAGACAATGTCCAACGATCAGCCAAGAAGCGGCGAAGTAGTCTATCCCGGACATCACCGAATGCTTTCGCTTCGACGTCCAACACATCCACCAACCTGCTTCCTTCTAAGACATCCGGCACAACTTGCACGTCCTCCATGTCAACACTCCAGCCTACGGTGGGCCTTTCAATGCCGACCATATCATCCAGTTCCTCCCTCGGTAGCAACAGTAATGCTGGCCTCGTCGTCGATTACACCTCCAACACGCCGGGTTCTTCGGAATGCTTAACGCACGATTTAGATTACCATCAGCTCGATAGCCCGGCAACCGTTAGCTCGAACGTGATGAGCCCCTTCGACGGTGACGGCATATACGAATGGCAAACGTACCATAATCCATTGGAGTTGGGCTTTAAGAGTAAAACCCGGGCTGTCCTTACCGACACTGTCTGCTATCTGACGGCTTCGCACAAACAACGCTCCTGTCCAATGCCACGACTCGCGTGGGCCGATACACTCGATATGTGGAATCTGATGTCCCGAAAGGATGAGCTGGCGTGGCTAGCCCGAAACCCGTCCATGTTCGACGAACATCCAg GTCTACAACCTCGAATGCGTGCGATCCTGCTCGATTGGCTGAACGAGGTGTGCGAAGTGTATAAGCTGCATCGGGAAACGTACTACCTAACGGTGGACTATATCGATCGGTATCTGAGCATTAAGCAAGGGCTGAAAAAGACGCACCTACAGCTGCTCGGTATCACTTCACTATTCATCGCGGCTAAG GTCGAAGAAATCTATCCACCCAAAATAGGCGAATTCGCGTACGTGACCGATGGTGCCTGTACAGACGAGGACATATTGCGCGAGGAACTGCTCGTGCTGAGCACACTCGATTGGAAAATTAACCCCGTGACGGTGATGGGATGGTTGGGACTCTACATGCAAATCAACGTTACCAGCCGAAAGTCGGACATCGTGCCGCTGGTAGTACGGGATGAACGGTCTACCAACACTATCACCAGCAACGTTATATCACCATcgcgaaaacgaaaaatcacGGATGAAAATGAGGACAGCAATAATATTAAGCGGGCGAAGGTGGTGCAGAAGCCATCGGCACAACATACTGTTACTAGCAATACAACTACCACTACCAAGACTGATGATGCCTTCGTGTATCCACAATTCTCCGGCATGGAGTTTGCCCACACGGCTCAGCTAATTGACCTGTGCTCGCTGGACGTCGGGATGGCCAATTTCAAATATTCTGTGATTGCTGCAGCGGCCATGAGCCACACGTTTGATCG gaAAACAGCAACATTTGTGTCTGGGTTCAAATGGGAAGAGATAGCACCGTGCGCAAAATGGATGGAACCCTTCTTCCAGGTAATCTGCGACGAGAATGCGGTGTCTCCGCTCACATTCCTCGAATCAAACGATCCGATCAAGTACTGTCACGGCTTAAAGCACATCTGCCCGAACCTAGTGTCCGACAGCTCCCACATCATCCAGACGCACACAACTTCGCTGGACATGCTG GATTTGGTAAGCATCAAAATTGAACAGATGGAAGCGGATGCGCGCATGGGATTGCTGGAAGCATCTCCAGCACCGACCGGCATCATCGAGCCGGAGGAAGGTGGCATCCTAACGCCACCGTCCTCGAATCGCAAATCTTTGGAAATGGTCGGCGGTGGTGTTGTTGGCAACGTTATAACGGCAGTGTCGGTGGTCGCACCGTCACCACCATCTTCGACTCGCAAATCCCAAGAAACGGTAGGATGTGGCGGCGGGATTATGACGGCAGTGTCGGTGACGGTAGCAGCCTCCGAAAAAATGGCCAACGTTTTGAAGATCAAGAATACAGCAGTCACAACTGCCGGCACGTGGAGCACTTGCTAG
- the LOC126563874 gene encoding nidogen isoform X1: MSIKCEKTMFLLVIGVLLPSIILAVDPRDLYSYMDEASEVLPRGDEEFQYMDLDMPAYFYNEKYDRVYINTNGILSFGGELVGFLNLPFPLGNPLIAPFYANVDTTLPNDTATIVYFKSRNPTLLHHTTMLVHNAFSNHVDFQAEQVFVATWEHVGHYAMKNDVLNSFQVAIIQGAADTFVQFLYPEDGINWIQGDTGDSGLPDVRAQAGFAAEDDRTYALPGSGTDNVRHLTISSNINQPGLWLYRVGPLAPEGNVEQPDQQREPTEPRSCSDGGRYKCHSAASCVNSNWGFCCQCKPGYYGNGFSCVKSDIPLRVAGKVLGTVNGEVLDTQLQSYIVMADGRTYTAISPLEEQMGTNLQLTHILGGTIAWLFAKPLGDTINGYQLTGGKFNHTSTLQFETGEMFHINQQYSGLNVWDQLALDVDLTGQLPVVPALEKLQLDDYSVSFRRSGRGRLQAVSSHNFHLDSQGRNVSYTLYQDITYEGCRGNEDANAGKDEGMLKISRINLGYEPRERAVRMGMLSKMVVGDQFNPCDESNCGDNTVCVPKPDDTFDCNCKNGFTYVPYGKSDRINCVDIDECAGINICDENAQCYNEPGGYSCRCNPGFEGNGFQCDKFTGHSQPTSSSYTVSTPEGYGSYNEVDSDPNQEEPYHCERCADYAECVEGQCQCRSGYAGDGLTYCEALCDSESVWNGEACVKEAYVEEEEIAPFCTILGCTCPTGYTLIEYAFNQICRRVPLDPEEEEEAHAANMPSCEVENNCSPHANCEWRDNVYRYECICNPGYDGNGYTCVEKEVSCQDDEEICDIHASCNYALDLKMSVCTCNKGYEGDGRTCHLAPECAVDDDCGMNSECQAGLCVCQEGYERDLSDFCVRAGSCGGAYCAENAMCVVDPVQKIPYCHCPAGYIGDGVSQCRSIPPPCNVRNNCGLHASCVPSYRDPSSYECMCNQGFFGDGFVCTPERNCANIPSLCDQNARCESTTNGYQCICNDGFIGNGSVCNTAHRLDDGFLLISQGVANIRVPLNGGQGYPVTMALMSIGLDRDCAEGRIYWSDIHAKQIVSAKYDGTDQKPFITKDIVSPEGVAVDWISRRLYWTDSAKDTIEVASLENPDQRTVLVSKYLVNPRGIAVDPHQSKLYWSDWNRDGPKIEWSNLDGTERQLLVGSPQVALPNSIQVSMASGELCYADAGTQKVECIDTYSKGIRTIASNLSYPFGLAVTDDLFYWTDWKTKKIESINLYGVRQKAINSPVFGNHRMYGMTAVTDKCPLFHSPCVINNGDCTEDKLCLINPRAPSGRSCKCVRNCNDVILDY; encoded by the exons ATGTCTATCAAGTGTGAGAAGACGATGTTTCTGCTAGTGATCGGTGTGCTGTTGCCGTCCATCATCCTTGCGGTCGATCCTCGCGATCTTTACAGCTATATGGATGAAGCTAGTGAGGTGCTGCCCCGTGGTGATGAAGAGTTCCAGTACATGGATCTGGACATGCCAGCCTACTTCTACAATGAAAAATACGACCGTGTTTAC ATCAACACCAACGGCATACTATCGTTCGGCGGGGAGTTGGTAGGCTTCCTGAACTTACCCTTCCCGCTCGGAAATCCATTGATCGCACCGTTCTACGCCAATGTGGACACAACCCTGCCGAACGATACGGCTACGATCGTGTACTTTAAGTCACGCAATCCAACGCTGCTCCATCACACGACGATGCTGGTGCACAATGCCTTCAGCAACCACGTGGACTTCCAGGCGGAGCAAGTGTTTGTGGCAACCTGGGAGCACGTCGGGCACTACGCCATGAAGAACGACGtgctgaactcgttccaggtaGCGATCATACAGGGTGCGGCTGATACGTTTGTGCAGTTCCTGTATCCCGAGGATGGAATTAACTGGATTCAGGGCGATACGGGTGATAGTGGACTGCCGGATGTGAGGGCACAGGCGGGATTTGCTGCCGAAGACGATCGGACGTATGCGCTGCCAGGTTCCGGTACCGATAAT GTACGTCATCTGACCATATCGTCCAACATCAACCAGCCAGGACTTTGGCTATACCGGGTAGGCCCGCTAGCACCGGAAGGAAACGTGGAGCAACCGGACCAACAGCGTGAACCAACCGAACCAAGAAGCTGTTCCGATGGTGGTCGTTACAAGTGTCATTCGGCAGCGTCCTGCGTGAACAGTAACTGGGGATTCTGTTGTCAGTGCAAACCTGGATATTATGGCAATGGATTCAG TTGCGTCAAGAGTGACATTCCTCTTCGTGTGGCCGGTAAGGTGCTCGGCACCGTAAACGGTGAAGTCCTCGACACTCAGCTTCAATCGTACATCGTAATGGCGGACGGGCGAACGTACACCGCGATCAGTCCGCTCGAGGAGCAAATGGGTACGAACTTACAGCTGACACACATTCTCGGTGGTACGATTGCATGGCTGTTTGCGAAGCCTTTAGGAGATACCATTAACGGGTATCAGCTGACGGGTGGAAAGTTTAATCACACCAGCACACTCCAGTTCGAAACCGGAGAAATGTTTCACATCAACCAACAGTACAGTGGGCTAAACGTTTGGGATCAACTCGCGCTGGATGTGGATCTTACCGGACAGTTGCCCGTGGTGCCGGCGCTGGAGAAGCTTCAGCTGGATGATTATTCCGTTTCGTTCCGCCGCTCGGGGCGGGGACGACTGCAAGCAGTGTCCTCGCATAACTTCCACCTAGATTCACAGGGACGCAATGTTTCGTACACACTGTATCAGGACATTACGTACGAGGGTTGCCGGGGTAATGAGGATGCTAATGCGGGGAAGGATGAGGGTATGTTGAAGATAAGTCGCATCAATCTGGGCTATGAACCACGGGAGCGTGCCGTACGGATGGGCATGCTCAGCAAGATGGTTGTGGGCGATCAGTTCAATCCGTGCGATGAGTCCAACTGTGGAGACAATACGGTTTGCGTTCCGAAACCGGATGATACGTTCGAT TGCAACTGCAAGAATGGATTCACCTACGTGCCTTACGGTAAAAGTGATCGCATCAACTGCGTAGACATCGACGAGTGTGCCGGGATCAATATCTGTGACGAAAACGCACAGTGCTATAACGAACCGGGCGGTTATAGCTGCCGCTGCAATCCAGGTTTCGAGGGTAACGGTTTCCAGTGTGACAAATTTACTGGCCACAGTCAACCAACCTCCTCCTCGTACACCGTATCGACACCGGAGGGTTACGGTAGCTACAACGAGGTGGATAGTGACCCGAACCAGGAAGAACCTTACCATTGTGAG CGCTGTGCGGACTATGCAGAGTGTGTCGAGGGTCAGTGCCAGTGTCGGTCGGGATATGCCGGCGATGGCCTTACGTACTGTGAGGCACTTTGCGATTCGGAAAGCGTATGGAACGGTGAAGCTTGCGTCAAGGAAGCTTACGTCGAGGAGG AAGAGATTGCACCGTTCTGTACGATCCTGGGCTGTACGTGCCCTACCGGCTATACGCTGATTGAGTACGCATTCAATCAGATTTGCCGCCGAGTGCCGTTGGACccggaggaggaagaggaagctCATGCCGCCAACATGCCTTCCTGCGAGGTGGAAAATAATTGCAGCCCACACGCAAACTGTGAGTGGCGTGACAATGTATACCGGTACGAGTGTATCTGCAATCCCGGGTACGATGGCAATGGGTATACGTGTGTGGAGAAGGAAGTTTCCTGCCAGGATGATGAGGAAATCTGCGACATACATGCTTCCTGTAATTATGCGCTCGATTTGAAGATGTCGGTTTGTACGTGTAACAAGGGATACGAAGGTGATGGCCGTACGTGTCATCTAGCGCCGGAATGTGCGGTGGATGATGATTGTGGCATGAACTCGGAATGTCAGGCGGGGCTGTGCGTTTGTCAGGAAGGTTACGAACGGGATCTTTCGGACTTTTGCGTTCGGGCCGGATCTTGCGGTGGTGCGTACTGTGCCGAGAATGCGATGTGTGTAGTTGATCCGGTACAGAAAATTCCCTACTGTCACTGTCCGGCTGGGTACATTGGGGATGGAGTGTCCCAATGCCGGTCGATTCCACCACCTTGCAATGTGCGCAACAACTGTGGACTGCACGCTTCCTGTGTACCAAGTTACAG AGATCCATCATCGTACGAGTGTATGTGCAATCAGGGCTTCTTTGGTGATGGATTTGTCTGCACCCCGGAACGCAACTGTGCCAACATTCCGAGTCTTTGCGATCAGAACGCACGCTGCGAATCGACCACCAACGGCTACCAGTGTATCTGTAACGATGGTTTCATCGGTAACGGATCGGTCTGCAATACGGCACACCGGCTAGATGATGGATTCCTGCTCATAAGTCAAGGGGTGGCTAACATTCGCGTACCGCTCAACGGTGGACAAGGTTACCCCGTTACGATGGCCCTAATGTCGATCGGGCTTGATCGTGATTGTGCCGAGGGACGTATCTACTGGAGCGATATACATGCGAAGCAAATTGTCAGCGCCAAGTACGACGGTACGGATCAGAAACCGTTCATCACGAAGGACATTGTGTCGCCCGAGGGCGTTGCGGTGGATTGGATTTCGCGCCGCCTTTACTGGACCGATTCGGCAAAGGATACGATCGAGGTGGCCAGCTTGGAGAATCCGGACCAACGGACGGTGCTCGTTTCGAAGTATCTCGTTAATCCGCGCGGAATTGCGGTTGATCCGCATCAGAGCAAGCTGTACTGGTCGGACTGGAATCGGGACGGACCCAAGATTGAGTGGTCGAATTTGGACGGAACCGAGCGACAGTTGCTGGTCGGTAGTCCGCAAGTAGCACTGCCGAACAGCATCCAGGTGTCGATGGCAAGTGGGGAGTTGTGTTATGCCGATGCCGGCACGCAAAAGGTCGAGTGTATTGACACGTACAGCAAAGGGATACGTACGATCGCGAGCAACCTAAGCTATCCGTTCGGGTTGGCGGTTACCGATGATCTGTTCTACTGGACGGACTGGAAAAC GAAAAAGATCGAAAGCATCAACCTGTACGGAGTACGCCAGAAGGCCATCAATTCGCCGGTGTTTGGCAATCATCGCATGTACGGCATGACCGCTGTCACGGACAAATGCCCCCTATTCCACAGCCCGTGCGTTATCAACAACGGTGACTGTACGGAGGACAAGCTGTGCCTGATCAATCCGCGCGCACCGTCCGGTCGTAGCTGCAAGTGCGTCCGTAACTGTAACGACGTTATATTAGACtactaa
- the LOC126563874 gene encoding nidogen isoform X2 yields the protein MFLLVIGVLLPSIILAVDPRDLYSYMDEASEVLPRGDEEFQYMDLDMPAYFYNEKYDRVYINTNGILSFGGELVGFLNLPFPLGNPLIAPFYANVDTTLPNDTATIVYFKSRNPTLLHHTTMLVHNAFSNHVDFQAEQVFVATWEHVGHYAMKNDVLNSFQVAIIQGAADTFVQFLYPEDGINWIQGDTGDSGLPDVRAQAGFAAEDDRTYALPGSGTDNVRHLTISSNINQPGLWLYRVGPLAPEGNVEQPDQQREPTEPRSCSDGGRYKCHSAASCVNSNWGFCCQCKPGYYGNGFSCVKSDIPLRVAGKVLGTVNGEVLDTQLQSYIVMADGRTYTAISPLEEQMGTNLQLTHILGGTIAWLFAKPLGDTINGYQLTGGKFNHTSTLQFETGEMFHINQQYSGLNVWDQLALDVDLTGQLPVVPALEKLQLDDYSVSFRRSGRGRLQAVSSHNFHLDSQGRNVSYTLYQDITYEGCRGNEDANAGKDEGMLKISRINLGYEPRERAVRMGMLSKMVVGDQFNPCDESNCGDNTVCVPKPDDTFDCNCKNGFTYVPYGKSDRINCVDIDECAGINICDENAQCYNEPGGYSCRCNPGFEGNGFQCDKFTGHSQPTSSSYTVSTPEGYGSYNEVDSDPNQEEPYHCERCADYAECVEGQCQCRSGYAGDGLTYCEALCDSESVWNGEACVKEAYVEEEEIAPFCTILGCTCPTGYTLIEYAFNQICRRVPLDPEEEEEAHAANMPSCEVENNCSPHANCEWRDNVYRYECICNPGYDGNGYTCVEKEVSCQDDEEICDIHASCNYALDLKMSVCTCNKGYEGDGRTCHLAPECAVDDDCGMNSECQAGLCVCQEGYERDLSDFCVRAGSCGGAYCAENAMCVVDPVQKIPYCHCPAGYIGDGVSQCRSIPPPCNVRNNCGLHASCVPSYRDPSSYECMCNQGFFGDGFVCTPERNCANIPSLCDQNARCESTTNGYQCICNDGFIGNGSVCNTAHRLDDGFLLISQGVANIRVPLNGGQGYPVTMALMSIGLDRDCAEGRIYWSDIHAKQIVSAKYDGTDQKPFITKDIVSPEGVAVDWISRRLYWTDSAKDTIEVASLENPDQRTVLVSKYLVNPRGIAVDPHQSKLYWSDWNRDGPKIEWSNLDGTERQLLVGSPQVALPNSIQVSMASGELCYADAGTQKVECIDTYSKGIRTIASNLSYPFGLAVTDDLFYWTDWKTKKIESINLYGVRQKAINSPVFGNHRMYGMTAVTDKCPLFHSPCVINNGDCTEDKLCLINPRAPSGRSCKCVRNCNDVILDY from the exons ATGTTTCTGCTAGTGATCGGTGTGCTGTTGCCGTCCATCATCCTTGCGGTCGATCCTCGCGATCTTTACAGCTATATGGATGAAGCTAGTGAGGTGCTGCCCCGTGGTGATGAAGAGTTCCAGTACATGGATCTGGACATGCCAGCCTACTTCTACAATGAAAAATACGACCGTGTTTAC ATCAACACCAACGGCATACTATCGTTCGGCGGGGAGTTGGTAGGCTTCCTGAACTTACCCTTCCCGCTCGGAAATCCATTGATCGCACCGTTCTACGCCAATGTGGACACAACCCTGCCGAACGATACGGCTACGATCGTGTACTTTAAGTCACGCAATCCAACGCTGCTCCATCACACGACGATGCTGGTGCACAATGCCTTCAGCAACCACGTGGACTTCCAGGCGGAGCAAGTGTTTGTGGCAACCTGGGAGCACGTCGGGCACTACGCCATGAAGAACGACGtgctgaactcgttccaggtaGCGATCATACAGGGTGCGGCTGATACGTTTGTGCAGTTCCTGTATCCCGAGGATGGAATTAACTGGATTCAGGGCGATACGGGTGATAGTGGACTGCCGGATGTGAGGGCACAGGCGGGATTTGCTGCCGAAGACGATCGGACGTATGCGCTGCCAGGTTCCGGTACCGATAAT GTACGTCATCTGACCATATCGTCCAACATCAACCAGCCAGGACTTTGGCTATACCGGGTAGGCCCGCTAGCACCGGAAGGAAACGTGGAGCAACCGGACCAACAGCGTGAACCAACCGAACCAAGAAGCTGTTCCGATGGTGGTCGTTACAAGTGTCATTCGGCAGCGTCCTGCGTGAACAGTAACTGGGGATTCTGTTGTCAGTGCAAACCTGGATATTATGGCAATGGATTCAG TTGCGTCAAGAGTGACATTCCTCTTCGTGTGGCCGGTAAGGTGCTCGGCACCGTAAACGGTGAAGTCCTCGACACTCAGCTTCAATCGTACATCGTAATGGCGGACGGGCGAACGTACACCGCGATCAGTCCGCTCGAGGAGCAAATGGGTACGAACTTACAGCTGACACACATTCTCGGTGGTACGATTGCATGGCTGTTTGCGAAGCCTTTAGGAGATACCATTAACGGGTATCAGCTGACGGGTGGAAAGTTTAATCACACCAGCACACTCCAGTTCGAAACCGGAGAAATGTTTCACATCAACCAACAGTACAGTGGGCTAAACGTTTGGGATCAACTCGCGCTGGATGTGGATCTTACCGGACAGTTGCCCGTGGTGCCGGCGCTGGAGAAGCTTCAGCTGGATGATTATTCCGTTTCGTTCCGCCGCTCGGGGCGGGGACGACTGCAAGCAGTGTCCTCGCATAACTTCCACCTAGATTCACAGGGACGCAATGTTTCGTACACACTGTATCAGGACATTACGTACGAGGGTTGCCGGGGTAATGAGGATGCTAATGCGGGGAAGGATGAGGGTATGTTGAAGATAAGTCGCATCAATCTGGGCTATGAACCACGGGAGCGTGCCGTACGGATGGGCATGCTCAGCAAGATGGTTGTGGGCGATCAGTTCAATCCGTGCGATGAGTCCAACTGTGGAGACAATACGGTTTGCGTTCCGAAACCGGATGATACGTTCGAT TGCAACTGCAAGAATGGATTCACCTACGTGCCTTACGGTAAAAGTGATCGCATCAACTGCGTAGACATCGACGAGTGTGCCGGGATCAATATCTGTGACGAAAACGCACAGTGCTATAACGAACCGGGCGGTTATAGCTGCCGCTGCAATCCAGGTTTCGAGGGTAACGGTTTCCAGTGTGACAAATTTACTGGCCACAGTCAACCAACCTCCTCCTCGTACACCGTATCGACACCGGAGGGTTACGGTAGCTACAACGAGGTGGATAGTGACCCGAACCAGGAAGAACCTTACCATTGTGAG CGCTGTGCGGACTATGCAGAGTGTGTCGAGGGTCAGTGCCAGTGTCGGTCGGGATATGCCGGCGATGGCCTTACGTACTGTGAGGCACTTTGCGATTCGGAAAGCGTATGGAACGGTGAAGCTTGCGTCAAGGAAGCTTACGTCGAGGAGG AAGAGATTGCACCGTTCTGTACGATCCTGGGCTGTACGTGCCCTACCGGCTATACGCTGATTGAGTACGCATTCAATCAGATTTGCCGCCGAGTGCCGTTGGACccggaggaggaagaggaagctCATGCCGCCAACATGCCTTCCTGCGAGGTGGAAAATAATTGCAGCCCACACGCAAACTGTGAGTGGCGTGACAATGTATACCGGTACGAGTGTATCTGCAATCCCGGGTACGATGGCAATGGGTATACGTGTGTGGAGAAGGAAGTTTCCTGCCAGGATGATGAGGAAATCTGCGACATACATGCTTCCTGTAATTATGCGCTCGATTTGAAGATGTCGGTTTGTACGTGTAACAAGGGATACGAAGGTGATGGCCGTACGTGTCATCTAGCGCCGGAATGTGCGGTGGATGATGATTGTGGCATGAACTCGGAATGTCAGGCGGGGCTGTGCGTTTGTCAGGAAGGTTACGAACGGGATCTTTCGGACTTTTGCGTTCGGGCCGGATCTTGCGGTGGTGCGTACTGTGCCGAGAATGCGATGTGTGTAGTTGATCCGGTACAGAAAATTCCCTACTGTCACTGTCCGGCTGGGTACATTGGGGATGGAGTGTCCCAATGCCGGTCGATTCCACCACCTTGCAATGTGCGCAACAACTGTGGACTGCACGCTTCCTGTGTACCAAGTTACAG AGATCCATCATCGTACGAGTGTATGTGCAATCAGGGCTTCTTTGGTGATGGATTTGTCTGCACCCCGGAACGCAACTGTGCCAACATTCCGAGTCTTTGCGATCAGAACGCACGCTGCGAATCGACCACCAACGGCTACCAGTGTATCTGTAACGATGGTTTCATCGGTAACGGATCGGTCTGCAATACGGCACACCGGCTAGATGATGGATTCCTGCTCATAAGTCAAGGGGTGGCTAACATTCGCGTACCGCTCAACGGTGGACAAGGTTACCCCGTTACGATGGCCCTAATGTCGATCGGGCTTGATCGTGATTGTGCCGAGGGACGTATCTACTGGAGCGATATACATGCGAAGCAAATTGTCAGCGCCAAGTACGACGGTACGGATCAGAAACCGTTCATCACGAAGGACATTGTGTCGCCCGAGGGCGTTGCGGTGGATTGGATTTCGCGCCGCCTTTACTGGACCGATTCGGCAAAGGATACGATCGAGGTGGCCAGCTTGGAGAATCCGGACCAACGGACGGTGCTCGTTTCGAAGTATCTCGTTAATCCGCGCGGAATTGCGGTTGATCCGCATCAGAGCAAGCTGTACTGGTCGGACTGGAATCGGGACGGACCCAAGATTGAGTGGTCGAATTTGGACGGAACCGAGCGACAGTTGCTGGTCGGTAGTCCGCAAGTAGCACTGCCGAACAGCATCCAGGTGTCGATGGCAAGTGGGGAGTTGTGTTATGCCGATGCCGGCACGCAAAAGGTCGAGTGTATTGACACGTACAGCAAAGGGATACGTACGATCGCGAGCAACCTAAGCTATCCGTTCGGGTTGGCGGTTACCGATGATCTGTTCTACTGGACGGACTGGAAAAC GAAAAAGATCGAAAGCATCAACCTGTACGGAGTACGCCAGAAGGCCATCAATTCGCCGGTGTTTGGCAATCATCGCATGTACGGCATGACCGCTGTCACGGACAAATGCCCCCTATTCCACAGCCCGTGCGTTATCAACAACGGTGACTGTACGGAGGACAAGCTGTGCCTGATCAATCCGCGCGCACCGTCCGGTCGTAGCTGCAAGTGCGTCCGTAACTGTAACGACGTTATATTAGACtactaa